The following are encoded in a window of Aerococcus sanguinicola genomic DNA:
- the amaP gene encoding alkaline shock response membrane anchor protein AmaP, whose amino-acid sequence MGGFRRFIQIVVTLIFILALVAAISLFYPIPYLSAFAISYLAGNWTLRLVVAVILGLLLLYCVFLFFRALFVASKHRRMVMDASRGDMNVSKQAIEATALSAVKHVGNIYYPDAKVTIYDKPEDTEIDIQVSVGEMDNVPMLGQLIQERVQAAVQRTLHLDVHRIDVKINQVSPAESRQAKHLTRPAQPRVR is encoded by the coding sequence ATGGGAGGCTTTCGTCGTTTTATCCAGATTGTCGTTACATTAATCTTTATTTTGGCCCTAGTTGCCGCCATTTCCTTGTTCTACCCAATTCCTTACCTATCCGCCTTCGCGATTAGTTACTTAGCTGGAAATTGGACCCTACGTTTGGTTGTGGCCGTGATTTTAGGCCTGCTCTTACTTTATTGTGTCTTCCTGTTCTTCAGAGCCTTATTTGTTGCCAGCAAGCACCGGAGAATGGTGATGGATGCGTCACGCGGGGATATGAATGTATCCAAGCAAGCCATTGAAGCAACAGCTTTGAGTGCCGTGAAGCATGTGGGGAATATCTACTATCCAGATGCTAAGGTGACCATCTACGATAAACCTGAGGATACAGAAATCGATATCCAAGTGAGTGTTGGTGAGATGGATAATGTGCCAATGCTCGGTCAATTGATCCAAGAGCGCGTTCAAGCAGCCGTACAGCGGACCTTGCACCTCGATGTGCACCGGATTGATGTCAAGATTAACCAAGTGAGCCCGGCAGAGAGTCGTCAAGCCAAGCACTTGACCCGGCCAGCGCAACCACGTGTTAGATAG
- a CDS encoding DUF2273 domain-containing protein — MDNEQVKKVWDQYSGRIIGAVLGFIFALLWMSIGFAETLLIFVVMGAAYCVGAYFDGELDLNAWLKFFNIK; from the coding sequence ATGGATAATGAACAAGTAAAGAAAGTTTGGGACCAATACAGTGGTCGGATTATTGGCGCAGTACTCGGCTTTATTTTTGCCCTCTTATGGATGAGCATTGGCTTCGCTGAAACCTTGCTGATTTTTGTGGTAATGGGTGCTGCCTACTGTGTGGGCGCTTACTTCGACGGAGAATTAGATCTTAACGCTTGGTTAAAATTCTTCAATATCAAGTGA
- a CDS encoding Asp23/Gls24 family envelope stress response protein: MSEQVQHQNELSYEDKVIQKIANYAVQNVDGILELKGGMTSGIKGFFSDNGEDETRGVSAEVGKKEVALDLEVIGEFGKDLRKAFDDTIKVVSENVEHMTGLKVVEVNMHVNEVYTKSDYEQNKSDKEREQAARRRKEASDYSGSSRVQ, translated from the coding sequence ATGTCTGAACAAGTTCAACATCAAAACGAATTAAGCTATGAAGACAAAGTAATCCAAAAAATTGCCAACTATGCGGTACAAAACGTTGATGGCATCTTAGAATTAAAAGGTGGCATGACTTCTGGCATCAAAGGTTTCTTCTCAGATAACGGTGAAGATGAAACCCGCGGCGTAAGTGCTGAAGTTGGTAAGAAAGAAGTAGCTCTCGACCTTGAAGTTATTGGTGAATTCGGTAAAGACTTACGCAAAGCCTTTGACGATACCATTAAAGTTGTAAGCGAAAACGTTGAACACATGACTGGCTTAAAGGTTGTAGAAGTTAATATGCACGTTAATGAAGTTTACACCAAGAGCGATTATGAACAAAACAAGAGCGATAAAGAACGCGAACAAGCAGCACGTCGCCGCAAAGAAGCTAGCGACTACTCTGGTTCTTCACGCGTTCAATAA
- a CDS encoding DJ-1 family glyoxalase III has product MRAMILLGRGYEEVEALTVVDWFRRAGLEIDMVSVSDELETVGDHQIHIQADKRLAEIDPSDYDLIVTPGGMPASKQLAEDSAVLELVQSHHQAGKWLASICASPLILEAAGIASEAEGTCYPGIEEKVHFKEHKEDLVVVDEEAKLVTSRGPATATYFALRLVESFAGEEAASDLKQALLLDRVEASLVDHA; this is encoded by the coding sequence ATGCGTGCAATGATTTTACTTGGAAGAGGTTATGAAGAAGTTGAAGCGCTGACTGTGGTGGACTGGTTCCGGCGGGCGGGGCTTGAGATTGATATGGTCTCGGTGTCGGATGAACTGGAAACAGTAGGTGACCACCAAATTCACATCCAGGCTGATAAGCGTCTGGCCGAGATTGATCCCAGCGATTATGACTTGATTGTGACCCCAGGTGGCATGCCTGCTTCTAAACAATTAGCAGAAGATTCAGCTGTCCTAGAATTGGTCCAAAGCCACCACCAAGCTGGCAAATGGTTGGCTTCAATCTGTGCTTCCCCGCTTATCCTAGAAGCAGCTGGGATTGCTAGTGAAGCGGAAGGAACCTGCTATCCAGGGATCGAAGAGAAGGTTCACTTCAAGGAACATAAGGAAGACTTGGTGGTCGTAGATGAAGAAGCTAAGTTGGTGACTTCCCGCGGTCCAGCTACAGCGACTTATTTTGCCCTCCGCTTAGTGGAAAGCTTTGCCGGTGAAGAGGCCGCTAGTGACTTGAAGCAAGCCTTGCTCCTTGACCGGGTGGAAGCGAGCCTAGTCGATCATGCTTAA
- the yidD gene encoding membrane protein insertion efficiency factor YidD, whose product MLKALFQAPVRFYRAYISPLFPATCRYYPSCSAYMLRALDKHGALKGGLMGLGRICRCHPFIKGGFDPVPDHFTLCRNREEISEAERALLIQAKAEEMSDQEL is encoded by the coding sequence ATGCTTAAGGCTCTTTTCCAGGCTCCCGTTCGTTTCTACCGGGCTTATATTTCGCCCTTATTTCCTGCCACTTGCCGCTACTATCCTTCTTGCTCGGCCTATATGCTGAGAGCTCTGGATAAGCACGGCGCCTTGAAGGGGGGCTTGATGGGGCTGGGGCGGATCTGCCGCTGCCATCCTTTCATTAAAGGCGGCTTTGACCCGGTACCTGACCACTTCACCCTTTGCCGCAACCGGGAGGAGATCTCGGAGGCAGAGCGGGCTCTCTTGATCCAGGCCAAGGCAGAAGAAATGAGCGACCAAGAGCTTTAG
- a CDS encoding ABC transporter ATP-binding protein has protein sequence MKFIWKYLKKYPGDLLMLFLGMAAFVAVTLGLPTMVAFIIDHAIVAGNMSVFYRYMAYMVVFALVGVVGQLMASYFISKIVNDMTMKIRNDVYAKMQSLSHHEFQELGVPSLTTRITTDAFILLQFTQIMLRTGMTSPLMIATSIFMITTISPALGAYIIPIVPIILLLVLFMTKLTLPISEDQQESLDRINQSLRENITGTRVVRAFNRQGYFEKRFAKVASLYKQLTKKLFKLVAVTPSVFSFLINVTIIMIMLVGSRYIEQGQLQVGNLFAFIEYAFHILISLMLFANIYMMYPRALVSAGRLQEVLDTPITVENPDQPVMETDGSGRLEFRHVDFAYPDAREPVLRDISFSSKAGETVAFIGSTGSGKSTIVKLIPRFYDVTKGAILIDGVDVRDLDPTVLRDKIGFTPQKANLFTGEIADNLRYGKEDATEYDMDEATSIAQAREFIERLETRYHTHLAEGGSNLSGGQKQRLSIARSIIGGREIYIFDDSFSALDYKTDAAVRQALKEETKNATTIIVAQRVGTIMHADQIIVLDHGEIAARGTHEELLKTSPLYYDIASSQLSEEELAR, from the coding sequence TTGAAGTTTATTTGGAAATATCTGAAGAAATATCCTGGCGACTTATTGATGTTGTTTCTAGGCATGGCTGCTTTTGTAGCGGTGACTCTAGGCCTACCAACTATGGTCGCTTTTATTATTGACCACGCCATTGTGGCAGGCAATATGTCCGTCTTTTACCGTTATATGGCCTATATGGTGGTCTTTGCCTTAGTTGGGGTAGTGGGCCAGTTGATGGCTTCTTACTTTATTAGTAAGATCGTCAACGATATGACCATGAAGATCCGCAATGACGTTTATGCGAAGATGCAGTCGCTGTCGCACCATGAATTCCAAGAATTAGGGGTGCCGTCGCTGACGACACGGATCACAACGGATGCCTTTATTCTTTTACAATTTACCCAAATTATGTTGCGAACAGGTATGACATCGCCCTTGATGATTGCGACGTCTATTTTTATGATTACGACCATTTCGCCAGCCCTGGGTGCTTATATTATTCCGATTGTACCGATTATCCTCCTCTTGGTCCTCTTTATGACCAAGCTCACCCTGCCTATCTCAGAAGACCAGCAGGAAAGTTTGGACCGGATCAACCAGAGTTTGCGTGAGAATATTACGGGGACCCGGGTTGTGCGGGCCTTTAACCGCCAGGGCTATTTTGAGAAGCGCTTCGCCAAGGTGGCCAGTCTCTACAAGCAGCTCACCAAGAAGCTCTTCAAGTTAGTGGCTGTGACGCCTTCTGTTTTTAGTTTTCTCATCAATGTTACCATTATTATGATTATGCTAGTGGGGTCACGTTATATTGAGCAAGGCCAGCTCCAGGTGGGGAATCTCTTCGCCTTCATTGAGTATGCCTTCCACATCTTAATTTCTCTGATGCTTTTTGCCAATATTTATATGATGTACCCCCGGGCTCTCGTTTCGGCGGGCCGGCTCCAGGAAGTCTTGGATACGCCAATTACGGTTGAAAATCCTGACCAGCCTGTGATGGAGACCGATGGCAGTGGGCGTTTGGAGTTCCGCCATGTGGACTTTGCCTATCCAGACGCCAGAGAGCCTGTCCTAAGAGATATTTCCTTTAGCTCTAAGGCAGGGGAAACGGTGGCCTTTATCGGGTCAACGGGTTCGGGGAAATCAACCATTGTGAAGTTGATTCCACGTTTCTACGATGTGACCAAGGGGGCTATCCTCATCGATGGGGTGGACGTCAGAGACTTAGACCCTACTGTCTTAAGGGATAAGATTGGTTTTACCCCGCAAAAAGCCAACTTATTTACGGGTGAAATCGCAGACAACCTCCGCTATGGGAAAGAAGATGCTACGGAATATGATATGGATGAGGCGACTTCGATTGCCCAGGCCCGTGAATTTATTGAACGCCTGGAGACTCGCTACCATACCCACCTGGCTGAAGGGGGAAGCAACCTCTCCGGTGGGCAGAAGCAGCGCTTGTCTATTGCCCGGTCCATTATCGGAGGACGGGAGATCTATATCTTCGACGACTCCTTCTCCGCTCTCGACTATAAGACCGATGCGGCCGTCCGCCAAGCCCTCAAGGAAGAGACCAAGAATGCGACAACCATTATTGTGGCTCAGCGTGTGGGAACTATCATGCATGCGGACCAAATTATTGTGCTCGACCACGGGGAGATTGCGGCACGAGGCACCCACGAGGAACTTCTGAAGACCTCTCCGCTCTATTACGATATTGCCTCATCCCAACTTAGTGAGGAGGAATTGGCTCGATGA
- a CDS encoding ABC transporter ATP-binding protein translates to MKSTELMKRIWYYLRPYRLQFYLAILATVVMSVANALEPYVLGLAITEVANNVIDMVKGVPGAGINFPYLVRILVIYLIRGLFFQAGQYLGIYFLTNATQDAMYDLRLDISRKANQLPVAYFDQNQTGDILSRMTNDVDAISNAMQQSAMQLFIGVLQISLAIISMLLLDWQLALISLVMLPVSYLVARRVIHYSQPIFKEQADALGHLFGYTQENLSGFTEIKVYNRQEESIKEFQHRNKQLRDIGFKSSFLSTILQPLLSFISNISYIVITFFGSLKSFHGTLTVGNLQAFLNYVWQINQPINQITELSGLIQSAFAAGGRIFSFLDEEEIRTAGEDQTLPRPVKGHVRFNHVRFGYDPENPLMKDVNFEVQPGQMIAVVGPTGAGKTTLINLLMRFYDIDGGSIELDGVNIQDVSREDLRRNFGMVLQDAWLFNDTVMENIRFGNLEAGDYEVIEAAKVANVDHFIQTLPGGYQMEINEEASNVSLGQKQLMTIARAVIADPNILILDEATSSVDTRLEQLIQEAMDKIMQGRTSFVIAHRLSTIRNADMILVMQQGDIIEHGTHDELLAKGGFYADLYNSQFNEETATEIHMGY, encoded by the coding sequence ATGAAATCAACTGAATTAATGAAGCGTATCTGGTACTATCTGCGCCCCTACCGTCTGCAGTTCTATCTGGCCATCCTAGCGACTGTCGTGATGTCGGTCGCCAATGCCTTGGAACCCTATGTTCTTGGCCTGGCTATTACGGAAGTGGCCAATAATGTCATCGACATGGTCAAGGGGGTGCCGGGAGCTGGGATCAACTTCCCTTACTTGGTCCGGATCCTAGTGATTTATTTAATCCGCGGCCTTTTCTTCCAGGCTGGCCAATACTTGGGGATTTACTTCTTAACCAATGCTACCCAGGATGCCATGTACGATCTGCGCTTGGATATTTCGCGCAAGGCCAACCAATTGCCGGTTGCCTACTTCGACCAGAACCAGACCGGGGATATCCTCAGCCGGATGACCAATGACGTGGATGCGATCTCTAACGCCATGCAACAGTCCGCTATGCAGCTCTTTATCGGGGTCTTACAGATTTCCCTAGCGATTATCTCCATGCTGCTTTTGGACTGGCAATTGGCCCTGATTAGCTTGGTGATGTTACCGGTCAGCTATTTGGTGGCACGGCGGGTAATTCATTACTCCCAACCGATCTTTAAGGAACAGGCGGATGCTTTGGGCCATCTCTTTGGTTATACCCAAGAAAACTTATCCGGCTTTACCGAGATTAAGGTCTACAACCGCCAGGAAGAATCAATTAAGGAATTCCAGCACCGCAACAAGCAATTGCGCGATATCGGCTTTAAATCGAGTTTCTTGTCTACGATTCTCCAACCCTTGCTCAGCTTTATCTCCAATATTTCTTACATTGTCATTACCTTCTTCGGGTCGCTGAAGAGCTTCCACGGCACATTGACGGTCGGGAACCTCCAAGCCTTCTTGAACTATGTTTGGCAAATTAACCAACCTATTAACCAAATTACCGAACTGTCCGGTCTGATCCAGAGCGCCTTTGCAGCAGGTGGGCGGATCTTTAGCTTCCTGGATGAGGAAGAAATCAGGACAGCTGGCGAAGACCAGACCTTGCCTCGGCCGGTTAAAGGGCATGTGCGTTTTAACCATGTTCGCTTCGGCTATGATCCTGAGAACCCGCTGATGAAAGATGTGAACTTCGAAGTGCAACCAGGGCAAATGATTGCCGTGGTTGGGCCGACCGGTGCCGGGAAGACGACCCTGATCAACCTCTTGATGCGCTTCTATGATATTGATGGAGGCAGCATTGAACTGGACGGGGTGAATATCCAGGATGTTTCCCGTGAAGACCTGCGCCGGAACTTTGGTATGGTCCTCCAGGATGCTTGGCTCTTCAATGATACGGTGATGGAGAATATCCGCTTTGGGAACCTGGAGGCGGGCGACTATGAGGTGATTGAAGCGGCTAAGGTGGCTAATGTGGACCACTTTATCCAAACCTTGCCGGGGGGCTATCAGATGGAAATTAATGAGGAAGCCTCCAACGTCTCGCTCGGGCAGAAGCAGTTGATGACCATCGCTCGGGCGGTGATTGCGGATCCGAATATCCTGATCCTCGATGAGGCCACCTCCTCCGTCGATACCCGCTTGGAACAGCTGATCCAAGAGGCCATGGATAAGATTATGCAGGGGCGGACTTCCTTCGTTATCGCCCACCGCTTGTCGACTATCCGCAATGCTGACATGATTCTCGTGATGCAGCAGGGGGATATTATCGAACACGGGACCCACGATGAACTCCTGGCCAAGGGTGGCTTCTATGCTGATCTCTACAACAGTCAGTTCAATGAAGAAACCGCGACGGAAATTCATATGGGTTACTAG
- a CDS encoding peptidase U32 family protein produces the protein MTQSELKRPELLAPAGTLEKLKIAIHYGADACYIGGEAYGLRSRAGNFDFDEMREAVDYAHKHNAKVYVASNMVTHVGDEKGAGEFFRTIRDIGIDAVIISDPALMQICASDAPGLEMHLSTQQSAVNYETLNFWEDAGLTRCVLGREVSMAEVAEIRQKTNVEIEAFVHGAMCISYSGRCTLSNHMAHRDANRGGCCQSCRWQYGLYDMPKLGDRYMVGKGEEGTDIDEPFAMSAVDLSMINHIPDIIQNGIDSLKVEGRMKSIHYVSTVINVYRKAIDAYLEDPDNYQVQQEWIDELWKSAQRELATGFYYGRPTENEQLFGKRRRIPRYQFVGEVLDYDPDSQIATIQQRNNFGVGDLIEFYGPGMRHFQQELTAMRDEDGQSIDRAPHAMQIISMKVNQPVKAHDMIRKER, from the coding sequence GTGACACAAAGTGAATTAAAACGTCCCGAGCTCCTAGCACCAGCCGGGACCCTTGAAAAATTAAAAATTGCTATCCACTACGGCGCCGATGCCTGCTATATCGGCGGCGAGGCATACGGCTTAAGAAGTCGGGCAGGCAACTTCGACTTCGACGAAATGCGTGAAGCCGTTGATTATGCCCACAAACACAATGCCAAGGTTTATGTGGCCTCTAACATGGTCACCCACGTCGGCGATGAAAAAGGCGCTGGCGAATTCTTCCGCACCATCCGCGATATCGGTATCGATGCGGTCATTATTTCCGACCCTGCCCTCATGCAAATCTGTGCCAGCGACGCGCCAGGCCTGGAAATGCACCTGTCGACCCAGCAATCTGCCGTCAACTATGAAACCCTGAACTTCTGGGAAGATGCCGGTCTCACCCGCTGTGTACTGGGCCGGGAAGTCTCCATGGCTGAAGTCGCTGAAATTCGCCAAAAAACCAATGTCGAAATTGAAGCCTTCGTCCATGGCGCCATGTGTATCTCCTATTCGGGACGCTGTACCCTCTCCAACCACATGGCCCACCGCGACGCTAACCGGGGCGGCTGCTGCCAATCCTGTCGTTGGCAATATGGCCTCTATGACATGCCCAAGCTCGGTGACCGCTACATGGTCGGCAAGGGTGAAGAAGGCACGGATATCGATGAACCTTTTGCCATGTCAGCCGTTGACCTCTCCATGATCAACCACATTCCTGATATCATCCAGAACGGCATCGACTCCTTGAAGGTCGAAGGCCGGATGAAGTCCATCCACTACGTCTCCACCGTCATCAATGTCTACCGTAAAGCCATCGATGCCTACCTGGAAGACCCCGATAACTACCAAGTCCAACAAGAATGGATTGACGAACTCTGGAAATCAGCCCAACGTGAACTAGCAACCGGTTTCTACTATGGCCGCCCAACTGAGAACGAACAACTCTTCGGCAAGCGCCGCCGGATCCCCCGCTACCAATTCGTGGGCGAAGTCCTAGACTATGACCCAGACAGCCAAATCGCCACCATCCAACAGCGAAACAACTTTGGCGTCGGCGACCTCATCGAATTCTACGGCCCCGGCATGCGCCACTTCCAACAAGAACTCACCGCCATGCGCGACGAAGACGGCCAATCCATCGACCGCGCCCCCCACGCCATGCAAATCATCAGCATGAAAGTCAACCAACCCGTCAAAGCCCACGACATGATCCGAAAAGAAAGATAA
- a CDS encoding peptidase U32 family protein: MIKLIATAESLSQGQALLEAGVDYLVIGESSYGLRLPGYFDREEMAEMIRITHQAGKEVIVAANAILHNDKIDRARDYLTAVKGMGADLLMVGDTGLIQILKEEAYRMPYIYDASVLVTSPGQVNFWAQYGAVGALVAREVPYVELTEMARDAKIPLMVQTYGASCIHQSGRMLLDNYFNFVGKDKTEVAEHELFLSEPKKDETHYSIYEDDHGTHIFANNDLDLMMYLDDLQEAGIQHWYADGIYCPGQAFVDINRLFAQARDAIEAGQWNDAYALQLDQKVRELHPENRELSTGFFLFDKDTVQ; this comes from the coding sequence ATGATTAAATTGATTGCGACAGCTGAATCCTTGAGCCAAGGTCAAGCCCTGCTGGAAGCCGGCGTCGACTATCTCGTCATTGGCGAAAGCAGCTACGGCCTCCGCTTGCCGGGATATTTTGACCGGGAAGAAATGGCTGAAATGATCCGCATCACGCACCAAGCAGGCAAAGAGGTGATTGTCGCAGCCAATGCTATCCTCCACAATGACAAGATCGACCGGGCCCGCGACTATCTGACTGCGGTCAAGGGCATGGGCGCTGACTTACTCATGGTTGGCGACACCGGTCTGATCCAAATCCTCAAAGAAGAAGCCTACCGCATGCCTTATATCTACGACGCCTCTGTCCTTGTAACTAGTCCGGGACAAGTTAACTTCTGGGCCCAGTACGGTGCGGTCGGCGCCCTGGTGGCCCGGGAAGTTCCCTATGTCGAACTAACTGAGATGGCCCGGGATGCCAAGATTCCACTTATGGTCCAAACTTACGGTGCCTCCTGCATCCACCAGAGCGGCCGCATGCTCCTTGACAACTACTTTAACTTTGTCGGCAAGGACAAGACCGAGGTCGCCGAACACGAGCTCTTCCTCTCCGAACCCAAGAAGGACGAGACCCACTATTCCATCTATGAAGACGACCACGGCACCCATATCTTCGCCAACAACGACTTGGACCTCATGATGTACCTGGACGACCTCCAAGAAGCCGGCATCCAACACTGGTATGCGGACGGCATCTACTGCCCCGGCCAAGCCTTTGTCGACATCAACCGCCTCTTTGCCCAGGCCCGCGATGCGATTGAGGCTGGCCAATGGAATGATGCCTATGCCCTCCAGCTCGACCAAAAAGTGCGCGAGCTTCATCCAGAAAACCGCGAACTTTCGACTGGCTTCTTCCTCTTCGACAAGGATACTGTCCAATAA